One Vairimorpha necatrix chromosome 7, complete sequence DNA segment encodes these proteins:
- a CDS encoding histone acetlytransferase ESA1, with amino-acid sequence MDPETINIGYKLFVQKPEHKDKQKAEILGIRLVNDKLEFYIHYIDQNRRLDEWISYSFLCLDDISTIEIPKKKKKIEEVHKKTTDLNSVDDEKEAVKMKDEEYKIKNIKKIQFGKYLVEPWYFSPYPKSITNADVVFICEKCLYYFNNKKIYSEHIEKCEMCHPPGREIYRNNGLSFFEMDGYTEQKYCRNLALLSKLFLDHKSLYYDIDVFLFYVLCRVDNFGFTIVGYFSKEKISEQGYNLACILTLPFEQRKGYGRILMDFSYMLSKKDNLISGPEKPLSDLGLLSYRAYWLDVIVDYLIENSNSSVDEISKATHITVEDIISTLTYYNVLKLYKGTFIYALDDKIKTRAKKFKQKRLNEKYLRYI; translated from the coding sequence ATGGATCCAGAGactataaatattggaTACAAATTATTTGTACAGAAACCAGAGCACAAAGACAAACAAAAGGCCGAAATATTAGGCATCCGTCTAGTAAATGACAAattagaattttatattcattatATAGACCAGAATAGAAGACTGGACGAATGGATTTcttattcatttttatgcTTAGACGATATCTCGACAATTGAGATAccaaaaaagaagaagaagatagAAGAAGTCCATAAAAAGACGACTGATCTTAACAGCGTTGACGACGAGAAAGAAGCAGTCAAAATGAAAGatgaagaatataaaatcaaaaatattaagaaaatcCAATTTGGTAAATATTTAGTAGAGCCTTGGTATTTCTCCCCCTATCCCAAGTCGATAACAAACGCAGACGTGGTTTTTATTTGTGAAAAATGTCTCtactattttaataataaaaaaatttacagcGAACACATCGAGAAATGCGAAATGTGCCACCCGCCTGGGCGGGAAATCTACAGGAACAACGGCCTAAGCTTCTTTGAAATGGACGGGTACACAGAGCAAAAATATTGTAGAAATTTGGCACTTTTatcaaaattgtttttagatcataaatctttatattaCGACATAGACGtcttcttattttatgtCTTGTGTCGGGTAGACAATTTTGGCTTTACTATTGTCGGCTACTTtagtaaagaaaaaataagcgAACAAGGCTACAATTTAGCGTGTATTTTGACACTGCCTTTTGAACAGAGAAAAGGATACGGGAGAATATTAATGGATTTCTCTTATATGTTGagtaaaaaagataatttaattagtGGACCAGAGAAGCCGCTGAGCGACTTGGGTCTTTTAAGTTATAGAGCTTACTGGCTTGATGTAATAGTAGATTatttaatagaaaataGTAATAGTTCAGTGGACGAGATAAGTAAGGCGACACATATAACAGTAGAAGATATAATAAGTACACTGACTTATTATAATGTACTAAAATTGTATAAAGGAACATTTATATACGCCTTagatgataaaataaaaacaagagcgaaaaaatttaagcaAAAAAGGCTTAATGAGAAATATCTaagatatatttaa
- a CDS encoding translation initiation factor eIF-2B subunit epsilon (EIF2B5) produces MVKNIRNFIRNNDNIVLLVVDYYETKQIPIEMTNITENLALFPVANIPLIDYIIKSLLSKNLQNFIICGLQIKKIEEHLKSIYKDQINFISIDNQKNLGDIFRFLHESVYDLKDLLVVYANHYTNIDCKLIFEEHKQNDNLVTFFVHENFSNSQINHFYGTKDKKIVFYEKCINDKINFNRVKETIEKYENIDFNYKGSSPNLAVISPKVFQIFSDNFDFSCLSDFLESILAFNPFDLKIGFFEYFNLLPSFTPVYSREILTLFDYYRFNEDNIKLQIEDISQFSQNINLLKSDNNYFFESPEGFSIENVVLGYNNKLEDDFYIKDSSVGNRCVISGNIKKCIIWDDISITEDLEENIVFGTGHKFDVHYLEIEVDIEEPDIKKNNFFEDINDYLNDLDINSDIDNMLRQISLIKIVWNASNLDFIEAFVIFLINLIDEEDMEMSTINASVFFPLLQGNINSTEDQEELLLIMYNLTLDQDIEYRKQVLFRFGYLFIEDGIINKNVLKKYTKMIKKGIF; encoded by the coding sequence atggTCAAAAACATAcgaaattttataagaaacAACGACAACATAGTTTTACTTGTAGTTGACTACTACGAGACAAAACAAATTCCTATAGAAATGACAAACATTACAGAGAATCTTGCTCTATTCCCTGTGGCAAATATCCCACTTAttgattatattataaaatcctTACTTTCGAAAAATCtccaaaattttataatttgtgGATTAcaaattaagaaaattgaagaacatttaaaatcaatttataaagatcaaattaattttattagtatTGATAATCAGAAAAATCTTGgagatatttttagatttttacaTGAATCTGtttatgatttaaaagatttattagtAGTTTATGCTAATCATTATACGAATATTGattgtaaattaatatttgaagaacataaacaaaatgaTAATTTGGTTACATTTTTCGTAcatgaaaatttttcaaattcccaaattaatcatttttatggtacaaaagataaaaagatagttttttatgaaaaatgtataaatgataaaattaattttaacaGAGTTAAAGAGACAATAGagaaatatgaaaatatagattttaattataaaggGAGTTCTCCAAATTTAGCAGTAATTTCTCCTAAAGTTTTCCAGATTTTTTCagataattttgatttttcttGTCTTTCAGATTTCTTAGAGTCAATTTTAGCTTTTAATCCTTTTGATTTAAAGATTGgcttttttgaatattttaatttgttacCTTCTTTTACACCAGTTTATAGTAGAGAGATATTAACtttatttgattattatagATTTAATGAAGATAATATTAAGTTACAGATAGAAGATATTTCCCAGTTTTCTcagaatataaatttactcAAATCtgataataattatttctttgaGTCTCCAGAAGGCTTTTCTATAGAGAATGTTGTTTTAGGGTATAATAATAAGTTAGAagatgatttttatataaaagattcCTCAGTAGGAAATAGATGTGTTATATCTGGGAATATTAAGAAGTGTATAATTTGGGATGATATTTCTATTACAGAAGATTTAGAAGAGAATATTGTATTTGGGACAGGCCATAAGTTTGATGTTCATTATCTTGAGATAGAAGTGGATATTGAGGAACCAGATATTAAGAAGAATAATTTCTTTGAGGATATAAATGattatttaaatgattTAGATATTAATAGTGATATAGATAATATGTTAAGACAGATAAGTTTAATTAAGATTGTATGGAATGCGTCTAATCTTGATTTTATAGAGGCCTTTGTTATATTTCTGATTAATCTTATAGACGAGGAAGATATGGAAATGTCGACTATAAATGCGTCAGTCTTTTTCCCGCTTCTACAAGGGAATATTAACAGTACAGAAGATCAAGAAGAGTTACTTCTTATAATGTATAATCTGACCTTAGACCAAGATATAGAATATAGGAAACAAGTATTATTCAGATTTGgatatctttttatagaagatggaataataaataagaatGTATTGAAGAAATATACCAAGATGATCAAAAAgggaatattttaa